In Nitrospirota bacterium, the genomic window TTAAGCCCATTCTGCAATATGTCCCGGTAGATATTATCAGCAGGTGGAGTGAGGCTATTGCCATTGCACTGGTAGTTATTGTAATTTCATACCTGTCTCTGATCCTGGGAGAGCTTGTTCCCAAGTCACTTGCACTAAGGTTTGCAGAGCCTATAGCATTATTTGTCGGCAAACCAATTCATTATCTGTCCAGGTTTTCATTCATCCTTGTAAGGATTCTTACAAGGTCTACAAATGTATTTCTCCGTCCGTTTGGGAAGATGCCTCCTCCTGAAGGTTCTTTTGTGACTGAAGAAGAGATAAAGATATTCCTTAAAGAGGGCGGCGAAAAGGGTATTTTTGAAAGGACTGAGCAGGAGTTGATTCACAGTGTATTTGAGTTTGTTACTACGACTGCAAAAGAGATAATGGTCCCGCGTCCCAAGATCAAGGCTATTGCCATTGATACACCTCTGGATAAGGTTATAGAGACCGTAGTTGAGTCCGGATTCTCAAGATTTCCCGTGTATGATGGGGGACTAGATGATATCAGGGGGATCCTCTATGAAAAAGACCTGCTCGGAATAAGGGACAGGCTTAAGGAAATAAAATTAAAAGACCTTCTCAGGCCTGTATATTTTGTTCCTGAGACCAAGAAGATAGATGCGCTGCTTAAAGAATTACAGCGGCGCAGGTTGCATATGGCCATCGTTATTAATGAGTATGGAAATGCCGAGGGCCTTGTAACAATGGAGGATGTTATTGAAGAGATCGTCGGTGAGATAGAGGACGAATATGATTTTGAAGACAGACCGGTGAAGATTCTGAAAGACGGGTCAATGATCATAGATGCATCTCTGCCGATCCGGGACCTGATAGACCAGCACAATCTGTCCCTGGAGGTTTCTGAAGAGTATGAGACAATTGCAGGCCTTGTTTTATCTCAGCTTCAGAGAATGCCAAGAGGGGGCGAGATCGTGAAATACGGGGACTATAAGATCACGATAGTTGATATTGAGGGAAAGCGCATTTCAAAGGTTAAGCTTGAGAAGGTTGCAACTGCACCTGATGTTGTTGGAGATAAGCTGCAGGACAAATTTCAATGAATTCACAATATATGGTAGTGCCTGAGCATGGCTGGCGTCATAGAGTGATATTATAACCTCCTGTTTTATCAGATAAATTTCTCCAATTCACATATATGTGGATAAACCTGTCTTACCCTTTCTGTATTCCCTGCAGAAAGACGCATAACCCATTGAAAAATGCGTTGTTGCCTAAAAAACAGGCACGCTTAACGGTGTATCAATATATAGTGGTGCGATATAAGCCGAGTAATGTCAGGGTGATATTTCCGGGGTTGCCGTTTCCAATTTGTTTGTGATTTACGGATGTGACTGGCATAACTTCATAGAGCGTACTCGTAATAAAGCATTCATCTGCTGAAAGAATTTCTTCAGGCCGGAAAGGATATTCCATTAATCTGATATTGTTCTTTTGTGCAAGAGCTGTTACTTGAGACCTGGTTACCCCATCCAGGATTCCGATGCTCAACGGAGCGGTCAGTGCTATTCCATCTTTGACAATAAATATGTTGCTGACTGTCCCTTCTGCAACATAACCGTCTGTGTTGAGCATAAAGGCCTCTGAGGCTCCGGCCCCTTTTGCCTCAATCCTCGCCATTATATTATTGAGAAAATTAAGGGATTTTATCTGGGGATTCAATGCAGATGCAGGTATTCGTATTGTGTTTACTATGACGGCGCTTATCCCCCGTTGATAGGTGTCTTCAGGATACCCGCGGAATTCTCTGGCTGTTATTGTCAGGGTTGGCCCGGAACAGTCTTCAATATCAGGTCCGGGACCTGATTGTCCCCGCGTGATTGTCAGTCTCAGGTATGCATCAGCAAGATTATTCTCACGGAGTGTCTTATACAGGGCATCCTCAAGATAGTCAGAGGTAAAATCATGTTTGATGAGCAGGGATTTTGCAGAACAGAATAGCCTGTTTAAATGATCCCCGGGCCGGAATATCTTTCCTGAGTAGGCCCTGAGGGTTTCAAATACGCCATCTCCATACAGGAATCCACGGTCCAGTACAGAAACCCTTGCTTCTTCCTGCGGGACGAGAGAGCCGTTTAAAAAAATTAACATCAGAATTTGTTAATAACAAGTCCTGTCAGACATTTGGGGTAGAAGTAAGTGGATTTCTGCGGCATACGCTCCCCTGTCTCAGTCACGTCCTTTATCTCTTCTATCTTTGTGGCATTTAGAAGAAATGCCGCCTGGTATTCTCCATCACTGACCTTCTCAATTGAATCATTGAAATCCTTCACATAGAACAGGTTCTCCTGCCGGCTGATGCTCTCTTCTGTAAATCCAAGGATGTCTTCGAGTACAAGGCTCTGAAGTATGGATACATCAAGCCGTCTCCAGGAGAACGGCCTTGCAGATTGTATATTTAAAAGCAGGTCTTCTCCCCTGAGCATAAGCAGTGAATATTTATCTTCTCCTTTTATGTACAGACCGAAGAAGTGGTCCTGTGGACCCGCATCCTTCATGGCACTGAGCAATTTCTTTCTTGCTTCCTGCTCACCGCCATTGGCAAAGTCAAAATCTTTGACAATGAAATATTTCTCCAGCGTATTATACAGGCTGTTAATCCTGTCATCAGTAACCCCGTATACGAGCCTGTGTGTTGGGAGTACTGTAAGTCCGGGTTCATCCATATTGGCAAAGAACATCATAATATAATCATAAGCGCCTTCTCCGGTCTTCTGCCTTGCCTCATTCCTGTAGTTAAGCGATGCCTCATAACGGTGATGGCCGTCAGCAATATATACGGTCTTCCCTTTTAGCTCCTTCTGAACGCTTTCAATTATCGCCGCGTCGCTGACTACCCAGAGCCTGTGCCTGTCGCCGTTGTCATCTACTACATCCGTATCAGGGGGAGCGCCCTTTATGCTTTCTTCAATTATACTGTTTATCTTTCTGTCCGGAGATGAGTAAAGTGAAAAAATAAGGCTGAAATTGGCCTGACATGACCTTAAAAGGTTGAGCCTGTCGGATTTGGGCTTTGACAGGGTATATTCGTGAGGAACAACACTCCCTTTTCCGAATTCCTCAAGCCTGCAGAGCGCTATAAACCCCTTCATTGTTTTCTCTGGTCCGTATTTTGTGTATGAGACCTCGTAAAAATATATTGAAGGTCTATCCTCGCCCGTTAAAATGCGGTTTGACAACCACTGGTTAAAGGTATTTGATGCCCTTGTATAACGGTTGTCCTTTTCTGTATCAGATGGAAATTCTTTTACCAGGTCAAGTTTAATCATATTGTATTCATCCCTGCTGTAGTACATATCCTGCTGGACAGGGGAGATGATATCATATGGAGGGGTCATAACCCTGTTAAAGTCTTTGACCTTTTCCCTGTTATACCTGATTCCTTTGAATGGTATTATGTCAGCCATTGTAATTTCTCCTATTTGTATCTTTTTACTTCAAATCTGAAAAGTTCAACAGGTTCGCGGCCGCCGATACCTGCCTTTCTCTTTGCAATTTCTATCTGATCTTCTGCCGTATCCACCCCTTCTATGTCCGGGAGCAGAAGCCCCCGCTTATAACCCGATTTTACAATCACACCATATCTGCCGGGATCAAGTTCACTGACTGATGTTACGGATTCCGGCGCAGAAAGCACGTCTACTGATATGACGATGTCAGCCAGTTCAGCCTGGGTTACCGGCATGAACCTCGGGTCTTTTGTAGCGGAGCTTATTGCGTTATAAATTAGCTCTTCAGCGACACAGGAGGCCGAGGGTTCAAAGGTTCCGATACATCCCCTGA contains:
- a CDS encoding HlyC/CorC family transporter, coding for MTEFWIEVILILLLILANGFFACSEIAIISARKSRIKHLMDSGNKKAEVVHRLQSEPDKFLATVQVGITVVSMLAGAIGGAAAIQAIKPILQYVPVDIISRWSEAIAIALVVIVISYLSLILGELVPKSLALRFAEPIALFVGKPIHYLSRFSFILVRILTRSTNVFLRPFGKMPPPEGSFVTEEEIKIFLKEGGEKGIFERTEQELIHSVFEFVTTTAKEIMVPRPKIKAIAIDTPLDKVIETVVESGFSRFPVYDGGLDDIRGILYEKDLLGIRDRLKEIKLKDLLRPVYFVPETKKIDALLKELQRRRLHMAIVINEYGNAEGLVTMEDVIEEIVGEIEDEYDFEDRPVKILKDGSMIIDASLPIRDLIDQHNLSLEVSEEYETIAGLVLSQLQRMPRGGEIVKYGDYKITIVDIEGKRISKVKLEKVATAPDVVGDKLQDKFQ
- a CDS encoding aminotransferase class IV, producing the protein MLMLIFLNGSLVPQEEARVSVLDRGFLYGDGVFETLRAYSGKIFRPGDHLNRLFCSAKSLLIKHDFTSDYLEDALYKTLRENNLADAYLRLTITRGQSGPGPDIEDCSGPTLTITAREFRGYPEDTYQRGISAVIVNTIRIPASALNPQIKSLNFLNNIMARIEAKGAGASEAFMLNTDGYVAEGTVSNIFIVKDGIALTAPLSIGILDGVTRSQVTALAQKNNIRLMEYPFRPEEILSADECFITSTLYEVMPVTSVNHKQIGNGNPGNITLTLLGLYRTTIY
- a CDS encoding DUF1015 domain-containing protein; amino-acid sequence: MADIIPFKGIRYNREKVKDFNRVMTPPYDIISPVQQDMYYSRDEYNMIKLDLVKEFPSDTEKDNRYTRASNTFNQWLSNRILTGEDRPSIYFYEVSYTKYGPEKTMKGFIALCRLEEFGKGSVVPHEYTLSKPKSDRLNLLRSCQANFSLIFSLYSSPDRKINSIIEESIKGAPPDTDVVDDNGDRHRLWVVSDAAIIESVQKELKGKTVYIADGHHRYEASLNYRNEARQKTGEGAYDYIMMFFANMDEPGLTVLPTHRLVYGVTDDRINSLYNTLEKYFIVKDFDFANGGEQEARKKLLSAMKDAGPQDHFFGLYIKGEDKYSLLMLRGEDLLLNIQSARPFSWRRLDVSILQSLVLEDILGFTEESISRQENLFYVKDFNDSIEKVSDGEYQAAFLLNATKIEEIKDVTETGERMPQKSTYFYPKCLTGLVINKF
- the amrA gene encoding AmmeMemoRadiSam system protein A; this translates as MEESHHPLVQLAREAIKKYLEDGAVLKTPEYLTPEMKARHGVFVSLKIRGMLRGCIGTFEPSASCVAEELIYNAISSATKDPRFMPVTQAELADIVISVDVLSAPESVTSVSELDPGRYGVIVKSGYKRGLLLPDIEGVDTAEDQIEIAKRKAGIGGREPVELFRFEVKRYK